The Nycticebus coucang isolate mNycCou1 chromosome 2, mNycCou1.pri, whole genome shotgun sequence genome includes a window with the following:
- the TLR4 gene encoding toll-like receptor 4: MMFFSRLAGALIPAMGFLSCLRPESWEPCVEVVPNITYQCMELNLYKIPDNIPSSTKNLDLSFNPLRHLGSHSFYSFSELRVLDLSRCEIQVIEDDAFQNLNHLSTLILTGNPIQSLSLGAFSGLSSLQKLVAVETNLASLEDFPIGHLKGLKELNVAHNLIHAFKLPEYFSNLLNLEHLDLSNNNIQNISHKDLQVLHQVPSQKLSLDLSLNPIDSIQPGSFKGIRLHELTLRNNFNSMSVMKTCIQNLAGLEVHKLVLGEFRNEKNMEDIDKSALEGLCNLTIEEFRLAYLDDTVKDAELLHCVENVSAISLVSLYLYPLKGFYNNFKWKSLELIDCKFEQFPTLELFSLERFIFTANRGGNTFTEVDLPNLEYLDLSKNGLSYKSCCSHTDLGTTRLRYLDLSFNGIITMTSNFLGLEQLEHLDFQHSSLKQMSDFSVFLSLRNLLYLDLSYTHTQVAFHGIFDGLVSLQVLKMAGNSFQDNILPDVFNEMTNLIFLDLSECQLEQVSQKAFNTLSSLQLLNMSHNNLVSLDILPYKPLQSLQVLDCSFNRIVALQKQELQDFPRSLAFLNLTQNDFACVCEHQSFLQWVKDQRKLLVKAEHMVCATPLDMKGMPALSFRNTTCQMSKTIISVSVVIVLMVSVVVVLVYKFYFHLMLLAGCKKYGRGESTYDAFVIYSSQDEDWVRNELVKNLEEGVPHFQLCLHYRDFIPGVAIAANIIQEGFHKSRKVIVVVSKNFIQSRWCIFEYEIAQTWQFLSSRAGIIFIVLQKVEKSLLRQQVDLYCLLNRNTYLEWEDNALGRHIFWRRLRKALLDGKPWSPEAAAGVECN, translated from the exons ATGATGTTTTTCTCACGCCTGGCTGGGGCTCTGATCCCTGCCATGGGCTTCCTCTCCTGCCTGCGACCGGAAAGCTGGGAACCCTGCGTGGAG GTGGTTCCTAACATTACTTACCAATGCATGGAGCTGAATCTCTACAAAATCCCCGACAACATCCCCTCCTCCACCAAGAATCTGGACCTGAGTTTTAACCCCCTGAGGCACTTAGGCAGCCATAGCTTCTACAGTTTCTCAGAACTGCGGGTGCTGGATTTATCCAG GTGTGAAATCCAGGTGATTGAAGATGATGCATTTCAGAACCTAAACCACCTTTCCACCTTGATATTAACAGGAAATCCTATCCAGAGTTTATCCCTAGGAGCTTTTTCTGGACTATCAAGTTTACAGAAGCTGGTGGCTGTGGAAACAAACCTAGCCTCTCTTGAGGACTTTCCCATTGGGCATCTCAAAGGCTTGAAGGAGCTTAATGTGGCTCACAATCTTATCCATGCTTTCAAGTTGCCTGAGTATTTTTCCAACCTACTCAATTTGGAGCACTTGGATCTTTCCAATAACAacattcaaaatatttctcaTAAAGACTTACAGGTTCTACATCAAGTACCTTCACAAAAACTCTCTTTAGACTTGTCCCTGAACCCTATAGACTCTATTCAACCTGGTTCCTTTAAAGGAATTAGGCTCCATGAACTGactttgagaaataattttaatagcatGAGTGTAATGAAAACGTGTATCCAAAATCTGGCAGGTTTAGAGGTCCATAAGTTAGTTTTGGGagaatttagaaatgaaaagaacatgGAAGATATTGACAAATCTGCCCTGGAGGGACTGTGCAATTTGACCATTGAAGAATTTCGGTTAGCATACTTAGATGACACTGTAAAAGATGCTGAATTACTTCATTGTGTGGAAAATGTTTCTGCAATTTCCCTGGTGAGTTTATATTTATATCCTCTAAAAGGcttttataataatttcaaatggAAATCTCTAGAATTAATTGACTGTAAATTTGAACAATTTCCCACATTGGAGCTATTTTCTCTCGAAAGGTTTATTTTCACTGCCAATAGAGGTGGAAACACATTTACAGAAGTTGATCTACCAAACCTTGAGTATCTAGATCTCAGTAAAAATGGCTTGAGTTATAAGAGTTGCTGTTCTCACACTGATTTGGGGACAACCAGACTGAGGTATTTAGATTTGAGCTTCAATGGTATTATTACCATGACTTCAAACTTCCTGGGCTTAGAACAACTAGAACATCTGGATTTCCAGCATTCCAGTTTGAAACAGATGAGTGATTTCTCAGTATTCCTATCGCTCAGAAATCTCCTTTACCTTGACCTTTCTTATACTCACACCCAAGTTGCCTTCCATGGCATCTTTGACGGGCTGGTCAGTCTTCAAGTCTTGAAAATGGCTGGCAATTCTTTTCAAGACAACATCCTTCCAGATGTCTTCAATGAAATGACTAATTTGATATTCCTGGACCTCTCTGAGTGTCAACTGGAGCAAGTGTCCCAGAAAGCATTTAATACACTCTCCAGTCTTCAGTTACTCAACATGAGCCACAACAATCTAGTTTCATTGGATATACTTCCTTATAAGCCTCTCCAATCCCTGCAGGTTCTGGACTGCAGCTTCAACCGCATAGTGGCTCTCCAAAAGCAAGAACTACAGGATTTTCCAAGGAGTCTAGCTTTCTTAAATCTTACTCAGAATGACTTTGCTTGTGTTTGTGAACACCAGAGTTTCCTGCAGTGGGTCAAGGACCAGAGGAAGCTCTTGGTGAAAGCTGAGCATATGGTATGTGCAACCCCTTTAGATATGAAGGGCATGCCTGCGCTGAGTTTTAGGAACACCACCTGTCAGATGAGCAAAACCATAATCAGTGTGTCAGTGGTTATTGTCCTTATGGTATCCGTTGTAGTAGTTCTGGTCTATAAGTTCTATTTTCACCTGATGCTGCTTGCTGGATGCAAAAAGTATGGTAGAGGTGAAAGCACCTATGATGCCTTTGTCATCTACTCGAGCCAGGATGAGGACTGGGTGAGAAATGAGCTAGTAAAGAATTTAGAAGAAGGGGTGCCCCACTTTCAGCTCTGCCTTCACTACAGAGACTTTATTCCCGGTGTAGCCATCGCTGCCAACATCATCCAGGAGGGTTTCCACAAAAGCCGGAAGGTTATTGTTGTGGTGTCCAAGAACTTTATCCAGAGCCGCTGGTGCATCTTTGAGTATGAGATTGCTCAGACCTGGCAGTTTCTGAGCAGCCGAGCTGGCATCATCTTCATCGTCCTGCAGAAGGTGGAGAAGTCCCTGCTCCGGCAGCAGGTGGATCTGTACTGCCTTCTCAACAGGAACACCTACCTGGAGTGGGAGGACAATGCCCTGGGGCGACACATCTTCTGGAGACGACTCAGAAAAGCCCTGCTGGATGGTAAACCATGGAGTCCTGAAGCGGCAGCAGGTGTAGAGTGCAACTAG